From one Anopheles bellator chromosome 1, idAnoBellAS_SP24_06.2, whole genome shotgun sequence genomic stretch:
- the LOC131216299 gene encoding transmembrane 7 superfamily member 3-like, translating into MNDINDYREILLPAYSNTRIRLTHYAENTDKNVGYALVQLNAYEYNVTLSYNSTLVDGGHLTGQNLGLVLYGDGDLYAFNLNPTQPVWVSLVLMIYNVSAPVPGGCNLEFPVETSPILNITVTPDIIVIDTPPAAVARTFQDAKNACGKARLQYESYYNVMASHDFTLRSYFNAIRSLISYANAKTNGHQNTLSRPLEINRREYGRQTGRGMVFVTVVIDPVHRGFSLYVPTYSYSCQPFIELPECYGHSIPWRMLALMITCLAALEIVVGWLPVIVKSPILMGALFVLLGILGLQHVPMLLPSATPLLMVAFVVGVAVGLLLAMFAPQASHILCACISGYLIVLTQIGLINGNYYTIPNISCYMLLGGCFIGVLLSFTLNIVLISRSVIFGAICLFYGINAMFSGRLDYPLRHPFHRLYVPNYETVHYDPRLDEIDCAALAAFMIILIVCLFLRSRYQPNTVQSDFDLPCGGAHMAEDDDRAHSSAVIAADDTTAYERFGHEQPIITRWASGEDDVFESPASNSRFFRRLMRQSARR; encoded by the exons TGAATGATATCAACGATTATCGCGAAATTTTGCTTCCCGCTTATTCGAACACCCGCATCCGTCTTACACATTATGCAGAAAACACGGACAAAAATGTTGGCTATGCACTGGTGCAGCTAAATGCCTACGAATATAATGTTACACTCAGCTACAACAGCACCCtcgtcgacggtggccatCTGACGGGACAGAATCTTGGTTTGGTGCTTTACGGCGATGGAGATCTGTACGCATTCAACCTGAATCCAACGCAACCGGTATGGGTTTCGCTCGTGCTGATGATCTACAATGTTTCCGcgccggtgcccggtggctgTAACTTGGAGTTTCCCGTCGAAACGTCTCCGATTTTAAACATCACCGTTACGCCGGACATCATTGTCATCGACACGCCACCGGCTGCCGTAGCCCGCACCTTCCAGGACGCGAAGAATGCATGCGGCAAAGCGCGACTTCAGTACGAGTCGTACTACAACGTAATGGCGTCACATGACTTCACGCTAAGGTCCTACTTCAACGCCATACGATCGTTGATTAGCTACGCGAACGCCAAAACTAACGGGCATCAGAACACACTTAGCAGGCCGCTGGAAATAAATCGCCGCGAGTACGGACGTCAAACCGGGCGGGGCATGGTGTTCGTCACGGTCGTCATCGATCCGGTTCATCGTGGATTTTCACTCTACGTACCGACGTACTCTTACTCCTGCCAGCCGTTCATCGAGCTTCCCGAATGCTACGGCCACAGCATTCCGTGGCGCATGCTGGCCCTCATGATCACCTGCTTAGCCGCGCTCGAGATTGTCGTCGGGTGGCTGCCGGTCATTGTTAAGAGCCCCATCCTCATGGGGGCTCTGTTCGTGTTGTTGGGGATATTGGGCCTCCAACACGTGCCAATGCTTTTGCCATCAGCGACGCCCTTATTGATGGTTGCGTTTGTAGTGGGAGTAGCGGTTGGTTTGCTGCTGGCAATGTTTGCACCACAAGCATCACATATATTGTGTGCCTGCATATCTGGGTATCTCATCGTGCTCACGCAGATTGGTCTCATAA ACGGCAACTACTACACCATTCCGAACATCTCATGCTACATGCTGCTCGGAGGCTGCTTTATCGGTGTCTTGCTCAGCTTCACACTGAACATTGTGCTCATTAGCCGATCGGTAATCTTCGGTGCAATCTGCCTCTTCTACGGTATCAATGCGATGTTTAGCGGCCGACTCGACTATCCGTTACGGCACCCGTTTCACCGGCTGTATGTGCCAAATTACGAAACTGTTCACTACGATCCTCGCTTAGATGAGATTGATTGTGCGGCGTTGGCTGCGTTCATGATAATTTTGATCGTTTGTCTGTTTCTGCGATCGCGCTACCAACCGAATACGGTCCAGAGTGATTTTGATTTACCGTGTGGCGGAGCACACATGGCGGAGGACGACGATCGGGCACATTCGAGTGCGGTCATCGCGGCGGATGATACGACCGCTTATGAGCGGTTTGGCCATGAACAACCGATCATTACACGCTGGGCCAGTGGCGAAGATGATGTGTTTGAATCTCCCGCAAGCAACTCCCGCTTCTTCCGGCGTCTTATGCGACAGTCTGCCAGAAGATAA